A region from the Spirochaeta thermophila DSM 6192 genome encodes:
- a CDS encoding AzlC family ABC transporter permease: protein MQIRNARPRRKEARSLFGRGLFASIPVVVGYLPVGMTFGLAAVGTGFPAWTAVLTSALVFAGASQFVLVSLLPQGLLPAVVLPLFLNLRHVVYTGIIARRIPLSRPALTLAGLTDEVFAVALQGPAEERFLQGVALGAYLAWVGGTALGAFGGAALLVGSPIEGSLVFSLTALFFVLVIPSVQEGRLRAVLWGAGIGLVFHVLGLSSLGVLAAGLATPLVLRRRR from the coding sequence ATGCAGATTCGGAACGCACGGCCCCGGAGGAAGGAAGCCCGATCCCTCTTCGGCCGGGGGCTCTTCGCGAGCATCCCCGTGGTAGTCGGTTATCTGCCAGTGGGGATGACCTTCGGGCTTGCGGCCGTGGGCACGGGGTTCCCGGCCTGGACGGCAGTGCTCACCTCCGCCCTCGTCTTCGCCGGGGCGAGCCAGTTCGTGCTGGTCTCCCTGCTCCCTCAGGGACTTCTGCCGGCGGTGGTGCTCCCCCTCTTTCTCAATCTTCGGCACGTGGTCTATACGGGGATCATCGCGAGGCGCATCCCCCTCTCGCGCCCTGCACTCACCCTGGCCGGACTCACCGACGAAGTCTTTGCGGTGGCGCTCCAGGGCCCTGCCGAGGAACGCTTCCTCCAGGGTGTGGCGTTGGGAGCCTACCTCGCGTGGGTGGGCGGGACGGCCCTTGGCGCCTTCGGAGGGGCCGCCCTCCTCGTGGGCTCCCCGATCGAGGGCTCGCTCGTGTTCTCCCTCACCGCGCTCTTCTTCGTGCTCGTCATCCCCTCGGTACAGGAGGGACGGCTCCGGGCGGTGCTCTGGGGGGCCGGGATCGGGTTGGTCTTCCACGTGCTGGGACTCTCGTCGCTGGGGGTGCTCGCGGCCGGGCTCGCCACTCCGCTCGTGCTGAGGAGGAGGCGCTGA
- the recJ gene encoding single-stranded-DNA-specific exonuclease RecJ encodes MARWQKPPIDKNRVLGISERFGLDLLTSTILVRRGLDSPEELSFFMERHLRYLHNPFLFEDMPLAVERVIQAKEEGERILVFGDRDADGISSTVLLTEFLEEMGMEVDWRVPMGDEQYGLSLDAVEEHARNGGSLIITVDCGISSVREITRAAELGLDVIVLDHHEPKEELPPAYAIIDPKVEGSGYPFRDLAGCGVVAKFLWALTFGLSDHFNQEVSLLNIRPGNEAYIVEVIQTENLIELDRVQESIVPGMVPVDRTRIYDLIAQSPIYVYDLPLQQRLFQAAFGRGVELQAFDLKPLVERLYPSLKGRSLLRLKDRSRGALYREKPPEEIDVLFSLFQAVLMEETGVLRSMERVMDLVGLGTLADLMPLRNENRILVREGLVRLSDPERPGLRALMARQKLLGKKLAPRDVLWQVGPIINASGRMGSPDVAVRLLLCRDPAEAEALGDELIKLNDERKRLGEDLWQRIQPQAYESFTRFKEKFVLVYHDAVQRGVTGILAARLAQKFKVPAAILAPLEEEGRLVGSLRSFQGVGVLNLLTACEDLLMEYGGHDFAAGFSLHPERLEEFIERLVEVVEDLGLPLRGEEPLTIDAEIPPSWMTPDIMKVVEFFAPYGEQNPPLRLLYREAVVRDIQFIGRNGQPHIKFHLAMGGALWPAVYWGASDKVNVEFSEDDEVDVVFTPTWNTYQNQETIQLTVVDMRRCEGS; translated from the coding sequence GTGGCACGCTGGCAGAAACCGCCTATTGACAAGAACAGGGTGCTCGGAATCTCCGAGCGGTTCGGACTCGACCTTCTCACCTCCACCATCCTGGTGAGGAGGGGGCTCGACTCACCCGAGGAACTCTCCTTCTTCATGGAACGACACCTCCGATACCTTCACAACCCGTTCCTGTTCGAAGATATGCCCCTTGCTGTGGAACGAGTGATCCAGGCGAAGGAGGAGGGGGAACGTATACTCGTCTTCGGGGACAGGGATGCGGACGGGATCAGCTCCACCGTGCTCCTCACGGAGTTCCTCGAGGAGATGGGTATGGAGGTGGACTGGCGGGTGCCCATGGGCGACGAACAGTACGGCCTCTCCCTCGATGCAGTGGAGGAACACGCCCGGAACGGGGGATCGCTCATCATCACCGTGGACTGCGGTATCTCCAGTGTGCGTGAGATCACGAGAGCCGCCGAGCTCGGTCTCGACGTCATCGTCCTCGACCACCACGAACCCAAGGAGGAACTCCCTCCCGCCTACGCCATCATCGATCCCAAGGTCGAGGGATCCGGGTACCCGTTCCGCGACCTGGCCGGATGCGGCGTGGTGGCGAAGTTCCTCTGGGCCCTCACCTTCGGTCTCTCCGACCACTTCAACCAGGAGGTGAGCCTCCTCAATATACGGCCGGGCAACGAGGCCTACATCGTGGAGGTGATACAGACCGAGAACCTCATAGAGCTCGACAGGGTGCAGGAATCGATCGTACCGGGCATGGTCCCGGTGGACCGCACCAGAATCTACGATCTCATCGCCCAGTCGCCCATCTATGTGTACGATCTGCCGCTCCAGCAGCGGCTTTTCCAGGCTGCGTTCGGCAGAGGAGTGGAACTCCAGGCCTTCGACCTCAAGCCGCTGGTGGAACGCCTCTACCCCTCGTTGAAGGGCAGGAGCCTCCTCAGGTTGAAGGACAGATCCCGGGGCGCCCTCTACAGGGAGAAGCCTCCCGAGGAGATCGACGTGCTCTTCTCCCTCTTTCAGGCCGTACTCATGGAGGAGACCGGGGTGCTCCGCTCCATGGAACGGGTGATGGACCTGGTGGGGTTGGGGACGCTCGCCGATCTCATGCCCCTCAGGAACGAGAACCGAATCTTGGTGAGGGAGGGGCTCGTCCGGCTCTCCGATCCGGAGCGGCCTGGGCTCAGGGCCCTCATGGCACGTCAGAAACTCCTGGGCAAGAAGCTCGCTCCCCGTGACGTGCTCTGGCAGGTGGGGCCTATCATCAACGCCTCGGGGCGGATGGGATCTCCGGACGTGGCGGTGCGTCTCCTCCTCTGCCGGGACCCTGCCGAGGCGGAGGCCCTGGGCGATGAGCTCATCAAGCTCAACGACGAGCGGAAGCGGCTCGGGGAGGACCTGTGGCAGAGGATACAGCCCCAGGCCTACGAGAGTTTCACCCGGTTCAAAGAGAAGTTCGTGCTCGTGTATCACGATGCGGTCCAGCGGGGCGTCACCGGGATCCTCGCGGCCCGGCTCGCCCAGAAGTTCAAGGTACCCGCCGCCATTCTGGCCCCCCTCGAAGAAGAGGGGAGGCTCGTGGGGTCCTTGAGAAGCTTCCAGGGAGTGGGGGTGCTCAATCTTCTCACGGCGTGCGAAGATCTCCTCATGGAGTATGGCGGTCACGACTTCGCCGCAGGATTCTCCCTGCACCCCGAACGCCTGGAGGAATTCATCGAGCGACTCGTCGAGGTGGTGGAGGACCTGGGTCTTCCGCTTCGCGGTGAGGAGCCTCTCACCATCGACGCCGAGATACCGCCCTCATGGATGACGCCCGATATCATGAAGGTGGTGGAGTTCTTCGCCCCGTACGGGGAGCAGAATCCCCCCCTCAGGTTGCTCTACCGGGAGGCCGTGGTCCGTGACATCCAGTTCATCGGCCGCAACGGGCAACCGCACATCAAGTTCCACCTCGCCATGGGAGGTGCCCTCTGGCCTGCCGTGTATTGGGGGGCGTCGGACAAGGTGAACGTGGAGTTTTCCGAGGACGACGAGGTGGATGTGGTATTCACCCCTACGTGGAACACCTATCAGAACCAGGAGACCATCCAGCTCACGGTCGTGGACATGAGGCGATGCGAAGGATCCTGA
- a CDS encoding polysaccharide deacetylase family protein, protein MDTKILGVCIAAVLLVGACGTQPAPREATPTSGGTQVKLVALTFDDGPDPVMTPRVLDKLETYGVKATFFVIGQLVNERTTPVLERIVRMGCEIGNHSWGWESMNTMPPEEIEESVDKTTKAIEKYAGTTPRFFRPPNLAVSDTMYEVIDLPFASGILAFDWAGQNTTAEQRAKHVLDAVRDGAIILMHDVQPEPHPTPEALDIIIPELLAQGYEFVTLSELFERKGIDPRSKTHDMWVFVE, encoded by the coding sequence ATGGACACGAAGATCCTGGGCGTCTGTATCGCCGCCGTCCTCCTCGTCGGGGCATGCGGGACCCAACCCGCCCCGAGGGAGGCCACACCCACGTCCGGAGGTACGCAGGTGAAACTCGTCGCCCTCACCTTCGACGACGGCCCCGATCCGGTGATGACCCCCCGCGTCCTCGACAAACTCGAGACATACGGGGTGAAGGCCACGTTCTTCGTCATAGGCCAGCTCGTGAACGAACGCACCACGCCGGTCCTCGAACGCATCGTGAGGATGGGGTGCGAGATCGGCAACCACTCATGGGGATGGGAGAGCATGAACACCATGCCCCCGGAAGAGATCGAGGAATCGGTCGACAAGACCACCAAGGCCATCGAGAAGTACGCCGGCACCACCCCCCGCTTCTTCAGGCCGCCCAACCTCGCGGTGAGCGACACCATGTACGAGGTGATCGACCTGCCCTTTGCGAGCGGCATCCTCGCCTTCGACTGGGCGGGACAGAACACCACCGCCGAGCAGCGGGCGAAACACGTCCTCGACGCAGTCCGCGACGGGGCCATCATTCTCATGCACGACGTCCAGCCCGAGCCTCACCCCACGCCGGAAGCCCTCGACATCATCATCCCCGAGCTCCTCGCTCAGGGATACGAGTTCGTGACCTTAAGCGAGCTCTTCGAGCGGAAGGGCATAGACCCACGGTCGAAGACGCACGATATGTGGGTCTTCGTGGAATGA
- a CDS encoding ABC transporter substrate-binding protein — protein MRTRPYALLVMIGLILLVTACGKQEARKPQEPVAFEFWTSQTQSDRMATIQLLVDTFQATHPEITINVIPVEENDLPTQIHAASAAGTLPGLVEMGAENAVAFGAEGLLDTAAGTRVIEKVGKDRFYEGALTLVDDGSGTYYAVPFHGWVQGLWYRIDWFEEAGLKPPSTWEDMLEAARYFYKPEENQYGILVGTKPEVYAEQCFTHIALSNNARLFDRDGNLVFDSPEMREAIEFYAELAKYTPPGPQTWRARDYYFQNKLAMFFYSTYIMDDLALAEVAQGSLTGENFPELTGAEFDPELVNKTGFVPIITHTQPAGYGVVVTMGITKGLSEAQLSAVETFLLYLFSENAYVSYLHMAPGGMNPTIKGIAETDRFLEDPRGVYKRFGKEKLAQIISGLNSIQTFSIVEGRRIEAASTIFSKQIIPQMIYAITQEGVPIDQAMREAEQKMREIVEGR, from the coding sequence ATGAGAACACGTCCATACGCGCTTCTTGTCATGATCGGCCTCATCCTTCTCGTGACCGCATGCGGCAAACAGGAGGCACGGAAGCCACAGGAGCCCGTGGCCTTCGAGTTCTGGACCTCGCAGACACAATCGGACAGGATGGCCACGATCCAGCTCCTGGTCGATACCTTCCAGGCCACCCATCCGGAGATCACCATCAACGTGATCCCCGTGGAGGAGAACGATCTTCCCACTCAGATCCACGCAGCCTCGGCCGCGGGCACCCTTCCCGGCCTCGTGGAGATGGGAGCCGAGAACGCCGTGGCCTTCGGGGCCGAAGGGCTCCTCGACACCGCGGCGGGCACCCGTGTGATCGAGAAGGTGGGCAAGGACAGGTTCTACGAGGGAGCCCTCACGCTGGTGGACGACGGGAGCGGCACCTACTACGCGGTTCCCTTCCACGGGTGGGTCCAGGGGCTCTGGTACAGGATCGACTGGTTCGAAGAGGCGGGGCTGAAACCGCCCTCCACCTGGGAGGACATGCTCGAGGCAGCCCGATACTTCTACAAACCGGAAGAGAATCAATACGGCATCCTGGTGGGGACGAAACCCGAGGTCTATGCAGAGCAGTGTTTCACCCACATCGCCCTCTCCAACAACGCGAGGCTCTTCGACAGGGACGGCAACCTTGTCTTCGATTCCCCCGAGATGCGTGAGGCAATCGAGTTCTACGCCGAACTCGCGAAGTACACCCCGCCCGGTCCCCAGACATGGAGGGCGAGGGACTACTACTTCCAGAACAAGCTCGCCATGTTCTTCTACTCCACCTATATCATGGACGACCTCGCCCTCGCCGAAGTGGCGCAGGGCTCGCTCACCGGCGAGAACTTCCCCGAACTCACCGGGGCCGAGTTCGATCCCGAGCTCGTGAACAAGACCGGATTCGTACCCATCATCACCCACACACAGCCTGCAGGCTACGGCGTGGTGGTGACCATGGGCATCACGAAAGGCCTGAGCGAAGCACAGCTCTCTGCGGTTGAGACATTCCTCCTCTACCTCTTTTCCGAGAACGCCTATGTCTCCTACCTCCACATGGCTCCCGGCGGCATGAACCCCACGATAAAAGGGATCGCGGAGACAGACCGCTTCCTCGAGGATCCACGGGGTGTGTACAAGCGGTTCGGAAAGGAGAAGCTCGCCCAGATCATCTCCGGACTCAACAGTATCCAGACCTTCAGCATCGTGGAAGGCAGGCGGATAGAGGCGGCCAGTACCATCTTCAGCAAACAGATCATCCCCCAGATGATCTATGCCATCACGCAGGAGGGAGTCCCCATCGACCAGGCGATGCGTGAGGCAGAACAGAAGATGAGAGAGATAGTGGAAGGCCGGTGA
- a CDS encoding Gx transporter family protein, whose protein sequence is MTHSRSRLMDITAFLGALSMFCATLEYLVPKPLPYLRLGLANIPLILALPLLPFRYYLLLILTKAAGQALVNGTLASYVFLFSLGGSAASGLAMYALFRLFRSAVSPVGLSTMGALVSNAVQLALSVWFIFGPSSLVIAPLFLIVGTASGLVVGLLTLAFVRSSTWYRSLHAHAADHPPA, encoded by the coding sequence ATGACCCACTCCCGCTCCCGCCTCATGGACATCACCGCCTTCCTGGGTGCCCTCTCCATGTTCTGCGCCACCCTCGAGTACCTCGTGCCCAAACCGCTTCCCTACCTCAGGCTCGGACTGGCCAACATCCCGCTCATCCTCGCCCTTCCCCTTCTTCCCTTCCGCTACTACCTCCTCCTCATCCTCACCAAGGCAGCCGGCCAGGCCCTCGTGAACGGGACCCTCGCCTCCTATGTCTTCCTCTTCTCGCTCGGAGGTTCTGCGGCGAGCGGCCTTGCCATGTACGCCCTCTTCCGGCTCTTCCGCTCCGCGGTGAGCCCCGTGGGCCTCAGCACCATGGGCGCCCTGGTGAGCAACGCCGTCCAGCTCGCCCTCTCGGTGTGGTTCATCTTCGGCCCCTCCTCTCTCGTCATCGCCCCCCTCTTCCTCATCGTGGGCACGGCGAGCGGCCTGGTGGTGGGCCTCCTCACCCTGGCCTTCGTACGATCCTCGACCTGGTACAGGAGCCTCCATGCACACGCTGCGGACCATCCTCCTGCATGA
- a CDS encoding M23 family metallopeptidase: MRRILIVLFVAALPLLADPSTLLAPSFAREGDVYPVLITRASGPLTAVLVSEVGSALAASPLLPLEGTRRTLYGFLAVPPGYGSSTASLMVRDGGGMVLISRRVTLLPRTYRKEEIPLTPGLTQIRTDQSERRIREARELSDLLFTVSPDAPGLSSLWFLPVSEGRFSSWFGDERLYRYANGGTDSSRHTGVDIAAPEGTPVHVPARAVVVLVRDRIVTGRTVVLRHGPGIYSLYYHLSSIAVEEGDEVEPGDLLGTVGSTGLATGAHLHWEVRVQGVPVDPLALVGGSLLDKLRELLIMEGRS, translated from the coding sequence ATGCGAAGGATCCTGATCGTTCTCTTCGTTGCAGCCCTGCCTCTCCTCGCCGATCCCTCGACCCTCCTCGCCCCCTCGTTCGCACGGGAAGGGGATGTCTACCCGGTGCTGATCACACGGGCATCCGGACCCCTCACGGCCGTACTCGTGTCGGAAGTCGGAAGCGCGCTCGCCGCCTCGCCGCTCTTGCCCCTCGAAGGGACCCGAAGGACCCTCTACGGATTCCTCGCCGTCCCTCCGGGGTACGGCTCCTCGACCGCCTCCCTCATGGTGCGCGATGGGGGAGGGATGGTCCTCATCTCCAGGAGGGTCACCCTGCTTCCCCGCACCTACCGGAAGGAGGAGATCCCCCTCACCCCGGGACTCACGCAGATCCGTACCGATCAATCGGAGCGGAGGATCCGCGAGGCGCGTGAGCTCTCGGATCTCCTCTTCACGGTTTCCCCCGACGCCCCGGGACTTTCCAGCCTCTGGTTCCTCCCGGTGTCCGAGGGGCGCTTCTCGTCCTGGTTCGGTGACGAGCGCCTCTACAGGTATGCGAACGGAGGAACGGACAGTTCGCGTCACACCGGGGTGGACATCGCCGCACCCGAAGGGACACCGGTGCATGTCCCCGCGCGCGCGGTGGTGGTCCTGGTACGCGACAGGATCGTCACGGGCCGGACGGTGGTGCTCCGGCACGGACCCGGCATCTATTCCCTCTACTACCACCTTTCCTCCATCGCGGTCGAGGAGGGAGACGAGGTCGAGCCCGGCGATCTCCTGGGCACGGTGGGATCCACCGGACTTGCCACCGGAGCCCACCTCCACTGGGAGGTGCGGGTGCAGGGCGTGCCTGTGGATCCCCTCGCGCTCGTGGGAGGGAGCCTCCTTGACAAATTGAGGGAACTCCTTATAATGGAGGGACGATCCTAG
- a CDS encoding FMN-binding glutamate synthase family protein, which translates to MNLRRPNANEATATFNRSRSVVPMSGLCSRCVDGCRGGCEVWLASFRGREVLYPGPFGEVTAGADKDYPVDYSHLNIQGYASGAKGIENPSPDTAIFPNVDTETEYGWSKKVKMRVPIFTGALGSTDIARINWEHFAVGAAISGITIVCGENVCGVDPQLELDKNGKVKHSPEMDRRITTYRRYHEGYGEILVQMNVEDTRLGVAEYILEKHGIRTIELKWGQGAKCIGGEIRVKSLERALELKRRGYVVTPDPENPAVQAAYKDGAIREFERHSRLGFVDRESFFAEVERLRKLGFERITLKTGAYAMTELAKALRWGAEAHIDLITIDGAPGGTGMSPWPMMNEWGIPTFYLEALAYEFAEKLSAKGLRVPDLAIAGGFSSEDGVFKAIAMGAPYVKAVCMGRALMIPGMVGKNLEHWAKNNDLPKTVAQYGTTKEEIFVTYEELKAKYGNEVDSFPWGAIGIYTYAQKFKVGLQQLMAGSRNFTLSSISREDLVALTEEAARISGIPYLMDAYREEAERILEG; encoded by the coding sequence ATGAACCTGCGCAGGCCGAATGCCAATGAAGCAACGGCCACGTTCAACCGCTCACGAAGCGTGGTCCCGATGTCCGGGCTCTGCAGCCGGTGCGTGGACGGGTGCCGCGGCGGCTGTGAGGTCTGGCTCGCCTCGTTCCGGGGAAGGGAGGTCCTCTACCCCGGTCCGTTCGGGGAGGTGACCGCGGGGGCCGACAAGGATTACCCCGTGGACTACTCGCACCTCAACATCCAGGGGTATGCGAGCGGGGCGAAAGGGATCGAGAACCCGAGTCCCGATACCGCGATCTTCCCGAACGTGGATACCGAGACCGAGTACGGGTGGTCGAAGAAGGTGAAGATGAGGGTGCCCATCTTCACAGGGGCGCTCGGTTCCACCGACATCGCCCGGATCAACTGGGAACACTTCGCGGTGGGAGCGGCGATCTCCGGGATCACCATCGTGTGCGGGGAGAATGTGTGCGGTGTCGATCCCCAGCTCGAGCTGGACAAGAACGGGAAGGTGAAGCACTCTCCCGAGATGGACCGCCGTATCACCACCTACAGGCGCTACCATGAGGGGTACGGGGAGATACTCGTCCAGATGAACGTGGAGGACACCCGCCTCGGGGTGGCAGAGTACATCCTTGAGAAACATGGGATCAGGACCATCGAGCTCAAGTGGGGGCAGGGGGCCAAGTGTATCGGCGGGGAGATCAGGGTGAAATCCCTGGAGCGTGCCCTCGAGCTCAAACGGCGCGGCTACGTGGTGACCCCCGACCCGGAGAACCCCGCGGTGCAGGCCGCCTACAAGGACGGCGCCATCCGGGAGTTCGAGCGGCACTCCCGCCTAGGGTTCGTGGACAGGGAAAGCTTTTTCGCCGAGGTGGAGCGGCTCCGGAAGCTGGGATTCGAGCGTATCACCCTCAAGACCGGGGCCTATGCCATGACCGAGCTCGCGAAGGCCCTCAGGTGGGGTGCCGAGGCCCACATCGACCTCATCACCATAGACGGTGCACCGGGCGGTACCGGCATGAGCCCCTGGCCCATGATGAACGAGTGGGGCATCCCCACCTTCTACCTCGAGGCCCTCGCCTACGAGTTCGCCGAGAAGCTCTCTGCCAAGGGGCTGCGGGTGCCGGATCTCGCGATCGCAGGCGGGTTCTCTTCTGAGGACGGGGTGTTCAAGGCCATCGCCATGGGTGCGCCTTACGTGAAGGCGGTGTGCATGGGCCGGGCCCTCATGATCCCCGGCATGGTGGGCAAGAATCTCGAGCACTGGGCCAAGAACAACGACCTGCCCAAGACCGTGGCCCAGTACGGTACCACCAAGGAGGAGATCTTCGTCACCTACGAGGAACTCAAGGCCAAGTACGGGAACGAGGTGGACTCCTTCCCGTGGGGTGCGATCGGGATCTACACCTATGCGCAGAAGTTCAAGGTGGGGCTCCAGCAGCTCATGGCGGGAAGCAGGAACTTCACCCTCTCCTCGATCTCCCGGGAGGACCTCGTGGCCCTCACCGAGGAGGCGGCGCGGATTTCCGGAATCCCCTATCTCATGGATGCCTATCGGGAAGAGGCGGAGCGGATCCTGGAGGGGTGA
- a CDS encoding inositol monophosphatase family protein: MSFLSVAREAALIGREVHLRYLTGGFHISTKSGVRDRVTTADIEAEKAIVAFIREAFPTHNILAEEHSYEPTSSPYTWIIDPLDGTNNFSRGFPFFACSVALKEGDEVIVGAVCDSVRGEIFTAEKGGGAFLNEEPIHVSEVSDLATSLLVTGFYQTQSEEVVRNLEVLKRLFRRGILGIRRTGAAALDLCYVACGRVDGFWEPILNPWDFAAGALIVREAGGMCTTYEAEPLPFGTSPVLATNGRLHTVLSEVIREALS; the protein is encoded by the coding sequence ATGTCTTTCCTGTCCGTCGCACGAGAAGCCGCACTCATAGGAAGGGAGGTGCACCTCCGCTACCTCACGGGAGGTTTCCACATCTCCACGAAATCCGGAGTCCGCGACAGGGTGACCACCGCCGACATAGAGGCGGAGAAGGCCATCGTGGCCTTCATACGAGAGGCCTTTCCCACCCACAACATCCTGGCCGAGGAACACTCGTACGAGCCCACCTCCTCTCCCTACACCTGGATCATCGATCCGCTCGATGGGACCAACAACTTCTCCCGGGGATTCCCCTTCTTCGCCTGTTCGGTGGCCCTCAAGGAGGGAGACGAAGTGATCGTGGGGGCCGTGTGCGATTCCGTGAGGGGGGAAATCTTCACCGCGGAGAAAGGAGGGGGGGCTTTCCTCAACGAGGAGCCCATCCACGTCTCCGAGGTGAGCGACCTGGCCACCTCGCTCCTCGTCACCGGGTTCTACCAGACCCAGAGCGAGGAGGTGGTTCGGAACCTCGAGGTGCTCAAGCGTCTCTTCCGGAGGGGTATTCTGGGCATACGGCGCACCGGCGCGGCCGCCCTCGATCTGTGCTACGTGGCCTGCGGAAGGGTCGACGGATTCTGGGAACCGATCCTCAATCCCTGGGATTTCGCTGCAGGGGCCCTCATCGTCCGGGAGGCGGGCGGGATGTGCACCACCTATGAAGCCGAACCGCTTCCTTTCGGGACATCGCCCGTTCTCGCGACGAACGGGAGGCTCCACACGGTCCTCTCCGAGGTCATCAGGGAGGCACTCTCATAG
- the rpsU gene encoding 30S ribosomal protein S21 — protein sequence MIVIIHIPVDNGEPLEKALKRFKRVVEKEGVIREWKKREFYIKPSELKNQKKKALQRKLLKKLRKMQEKESSRR from the coding sequence GTGATTGTCATCATACACATACCCGTGGACAACGGAGAGCCTCTCGAGAAGGCCCTCAAACGATTCAAGAGGGTGGTGGAGAAGGAAGGCGTCATCAGGGAATGGAAGAAGCGGGAGTTCTACATAAAGCCTTCGGAACTCAAGAATCAGAAGAAAAAGGCTCTCCAGAGGAAGCTTCTCAAGAAGCTCCGCAAGATGCAGGAAAAAGAATCCAGCAGAAGATAA
- a CDS encoding AzlD domain-containing protein has translation MDRYGAILLVAVGTYLIRLLPFFRKGGTGEGMERVLKDSAAAVMAALWISSFVSLPLEGWSLVRDGLALLGVGGSYLLWGRMGVSVLVGVGLHALLSLWRG, from the coding sequence ATGGACCGGTACGGAGCGATCCTCCTGGTGGCGGTGGGCACCTACCTCATCCGCCTGCTCCCGTTCTTCCGGAAGGGTGGCACGGGTGAGGGGATGGAGCGGGTGTTGAAGGACTCGGCTGCGGCGGTGATGGCCGCGCTCTGGATCTCCTCGTTCGTCTCGCTTCCACTCGAGGGGTGGTCCCTCGTGCGTGACGGGCTGGCCCTTCTGGGGGTGGGGGGCTCCTATCTCCTCTGGGGGAGGATGGGGGTCTCGGTCCTCGTAGGGGTGGGACTCCACGCGCTCCTTTCCCTGTGGAGGGGATGA
- a CDS encoding thymidine phosphorylase, which translates to MRIVDIIVKKRDGGELSADEIASLVRRYVAGEVPDYQVAAWLMAVFFRGMGPQEVSALTREMMRSGRVLSFPGMRCVDKHSTGGVGDKISLPLAPAVAACGVPVPMMSGRALGHTGGTLDKMESIPGYRTGLSPEEVERLLGECGYAMFGQTEQMVPADRKLYALRDVTGTVESIPLITASILSKKCAEGAQGLVFDVKTGSGAFMKRREDARALARSLVEGARELGREAVALVTDMGQPLGRMVGNFLEVEEAVEVLKGGGPADVRELVCALGGEMLVLGGKAGSVEEGRRMVGEVLDDGRAYERWVRNVAAQGGDVEELERRLGRWRAPVVREVRAVEEGVVGAVDAYRVGLAGVVLGVGRSRVEDAVLPDVGVECVRKRGERVVRGEVLARVYARDEARAEEAARMVGEAYRVGEETPSGSLVLERISP; encoded by the coding sequence ATGCGTATCGTCGACATCATAGTGAAGAAGCGCGACGGGGGGGAACTCTCGGCGGATGAGATCGCCTCGCTCGTGCGGAGGTATGTGGCGGGCGAGGTGCCGGACTACCAGGTGGCCGCCTGGCTCATGGCGGTGTTCTTCAGGGGTATGGGCCCGCAGGAGGTCTCGGCCCTCACCCGGGAGATGATGAGGTCGGGCAGGGTGCTCTCGTTCCCTGGGATGCGGTGTGTGGACAAGCACTCCACGGGCGGGGTGGGCGACAAGATCTCCCTCCCGCTCGCCCCTGCGGTGGCGGCCTGCGGGGTGCCGGTGCCCATGATGAGCGGGAGGGCCCTGGGGCACACGGGAGGCACGCTGGACAAGATGGAGTCGATCCCGGGCTACAGAACGGGTCTCTCCCCGGAGGAGGTGGAGCGTCTCCTCGGCGAGTGCGGGTATGCGATGTTCGGCCAGACCGAACAGATGGTGCCCGCGGACCGCAAACTCTATGCCCTCAGGGATGTGACGGGCACGGTGGAGTCGATCCCCCTCATCACGGCGAGTATCCTCTCCAAGAAGTGCGCCGAGGGTGCGCAGGGCCTGGTCTTCGACGTGAAGACCGGGAGCGGGGCCTTCATGAAGCGGAGGGAGGACGCCCGTGCCCTCGCCCGGTCGCTGGTGGAGGGGGCGCGGGAGTTGGGGAGGGAGGCGGTGGCCCTTGTGACCGATATGGGTCAACCGCTCGGCCGGATGGTGGGGAACTTCCTGGAGGTGGAGGAGGCGGTGGAGGTGCTCAAGGGGGGCGGGCCTGCGGATGTGCGGGAGTTGGTGTGCGCGTTGGGGGGGGAGATGCTGGTGCTGGGCGGAAAGGCTGGCTCGGTGGAGGAGGGGCGTCGGATGGTAGGCGAGGTGCTGGACGACGGGCGGGCCTACGAGCGTTGGGTGAGGAATGTGGCGGCGCAGGGCGGGGATGTGGAGGAGCTCGAGCGGCGGTTGGGGAGGTGGCGGGCGCCGGTGGTGCGGGAGGTGCGGGCGGTCGAGGAGGGGGTGGTGGGTGCGGTGGATGCGTACCGGGTGGGGCTGGCGGGGGTGGTGCTGGGGGTGGGGAGGAGCAGGGTGGAGGATGCGGTGCTTCCGGATGTGGGGGTGGAGTGTGTGCGGAAGCGGGGGGAGCGTGTGGTGCGCGGGGAGGTGCTCGCGCGGGTGTATGCGCGGGACGAGGCGAGGGCGGAGGAGGCGGCGCGGATGGTGGGGGAGGCGTACCGGGTGGGGGAGGAGACCCCGTCCGGTTCGCTCGTACTGGAACGGATATCGCCATGA